In the genome of Zobellia nedashkovskayae, the window TAGGTGTAATCGCATCCTTCTAATCCGGTAATTTCAAAGAGGTCATTAATACCATCTCCGTTGGCAGTAATGGTTTTAGAAATGATTAAGTTTTCAATATCACAAGGTAAATCAGCCTCAACAATAATAAGTTGGGTATGAACGGTTTCGTTACCGTTATTGTCAACAGCGATCCACGTTCTAGTAATTTCGTAACCTGTTGTACAATCCCTGTCATTAGTAGCAGTTTCTGTAAAAGTTACTTCTGGGTCAGTGTCACAATTATCTATTGCCGTCAATAATACTGCATCGGGAATAGCGTCACAATCTACGGTCATATCTTCAGGAAGTTCCTCAATAAAAGTTGGCGGTTCTTCGTCCATGATGCATTCATCAGCAATTACAGTTATGATTTGCGTGTGAGTAAACGTATTGTTAGCGTTGTCTGTAGCTGTCCACGTTCTAGTAATGTCATATCCAGTTTCACAGCTTCGATCATTAGTGGCCGTTTCTGTGAATGTAGTAGAAGGGTTAGGGTCGCAATAATCGATAGCTGTTAATGTAGCCGCGTCAGGAACACCGTTACATGGTACCGTTATATCACCTGGCAGGTTTTCTGCAAATACAGGTGCTTGTACATCGGTAATATGAATTACTATGCTAGTTGGGTCTCCGTTACCAATACCACAGTCGTCAAAAGTAAACGAACTATTAGATACTTGTTGGGTCATATTAATTTCACCCATATATGTCGCCAAGGTCTGCGATTCAGAGTTAAATGTACAGGCTGGAATACTTGAAAAATAAGCATCATCTTTAACTCTCACCGAATATTGAATCGTGTATGGAGCACTTGTAACATCTGTTAACCCATCTGCGATATTAAATGTAAGTACACGGGTAATTGTATTAAAATCATATGTTATTTCACTGGGTAAAGGTTCTACTCCAATAAAATCCATCTCTTCTGGAACAGTAGTGGTAAAAGATAAATCTCTAATATTATCATTTCCTGTATTCGCTACATCCAAATAGATTTGAACGGTTTCTCCCGTACGTGGGTTTTCGTCAGATGGGGTTGCATACAAATCTAAAGAGTGTAAAGAAGGTTCATAAACCTCTACGGCCATTCCCAAAAGGTAAAGACCATAAACCTCTTGGTCCGATGTCATTCTTACCGTTGCTGAGGTCTGATTATTTGTTATAAGAGAGTTGTTTTTGTTATCTAAATCAAACAGACTAGCGTCATACCCCAAAGTATTGGAACTGGCCGGTATTCTGTCTAAGAAATCACTACCATGGGTGGTAATAGAGCTATTGAAAAAATTATTAGGCTGTCTTATAGGGGTCGATAAAGGTTCCCATGTGTTTGAGGTATTTAACATTAACAGTTGATCACGAGAAATACCTCTGTCTCCTTCAAGAGAACCCATAATCATATTAGCCTTTACATCACCGTTAGGTACGGTCTGAAAACCGTCGAATGTGATATCAAAATTATTTTCGGAACTTGTAATATGTGCATACCCGTCAAAAAGAGTGATATGTTTCTGCGGCATAAGGGGGCTTTGCCAAACCACAACAATTTGCCATCCACCAGAAGTACCTGTTCTTCCGCCACCGTGAGAAAGTAATTGTCCTTCTGTAGCCTTAACGTTGGCTACTTGGTAGGTTCCAAAAGGGTCACTTAACCCTTGTACCCAACTAGTAATATCTTTCACACAGATATAAGGGTCGTTTACAAAATGGTCATCTCTACCACGGTAAATTACTTCGTCTGCCGTAATCGTTGCTTCATAGGAGCTAGATCCCGGTAACATTAATTTTATATCATTAAAGTTCCAAGAAGGTTCAACACCTCCGGTACCTGCAATAATTGTTCCTGAGCTATTTACTTCATACTCCTTATCGGCTGCTGCCCAATAAAGAAAGACACGTTCTATTGTCATACATGAACTTCCCGGAGATGGGTTGGCCAAGTTGGCGCTACTGGAATTAAAAGTAGTAGGGTCACTATCAATATCAACAAAAACATTGTCTGAAAAGTCATGATTACTGCCGTTTCCGTTGTATGCGTTTGTTGCATGCCGGGAAAGTACATTATTGGCAATCATAGTGAAATCACCAGTTATAGTTTCTGAATACCGAGGGGTAAACCCCTTCTGAAGCTGCGCATTAGCTGAATTAAAAGCCAATAGGAGCATGAATAGCCCGGCAGTTCGTAATGCTTTTTTGGAAAGTAAAATTTTCTTCATAATTATAGGTTCGTCTAACAATCCTCATTGTTTGACATATAATTAGAAGCTACAATACGGTCTTTACCTGTATAGTTTTGTAATGGTGTAATTAAGGTCAAGTTCAATTTGTAGCAACTAGGTTATTTGGGATAAAAAAGTGCTGTAATTTTATAGCATAATTCTTGTTTGATATATGTAAAGTTCACTTAAAGTACTGTTAACACACATACTATCCGATGAACGGTTCGTATTTTCGCCAGTAGCATTTATCTATAGATGAGTTGTGCAATTATATCGATAAGCATATTTTGATCGTTATGGATAGACCGTTAAAAAAAACGATAAAAGGTAATTGTATCGATATTAGATATGCACTGTTTTGGTACAGATAAATTGTTTAATTTTGATATGTATAAACAATAGGAAATGAGTTCTAAAAAAGGAAAAGTTCAAGAAGCGATAGACGAAAAATTGTTAGAAGAAAGAAAAGTCTTCTTATGGGGCATGGTAGATGATGATTCTGCTAAGCACGTAATTGATCGTTTGTTGTATTTAGATATGCAGAATAATAAAGAAATACAGTTGTACATTAATAGCCCAGGGGGTTATGTTACTTCTGGTTTTGCAATGTATGACATCATAAAATCGTTAAAAAGTCCGGTTTCTACAATTTGTACCGGTCTTGCTGCTTCTATGGGGTCTATTTTGCTTTCTGTTGGAAAAAAAGGTAGAAGATTTATTCAGCCACATGCACAGGTTATGATTCATCAGCCTAGTGGTGGTGCAAGAGGTCAAGCTTCAAATATTGAAATTCAGGCCAAAGAAATTATTAAGACCAAAGAATTGAGTGCTCGTATTTTAGCGGACAATTGTGGGCAAGATTATGAAAAGGTATTGAAAGATTTTGATAGGGATTATTGGATGAATGCTGAAGAATCGATTGCTTATGGCATCGTAGACGGTATTTTGGAATAGTAACTACAGCTTAAGAAAATCAAAAAGTCCTTCGTAATATAGAAATTATGAAGGACTTTTTTTTTGGATATATATAGACGCTCTCGCGGAATTTTCATAATATTTACGTGCCAACAAAGTCCTGAGGATGTCCGTCTTTTGTTAAAAAAATAATAAACTCGTAGCCAGAAACATCATGGTTTTAGACTTAATTTAAATATTGATCACTCTGGTCTACGCCATGCACTTGCATAACAAACTAAGTTGTTTCTGTGGTCTATTACCCTGTATGTAGAGACTGTGATAGAATTTAGTACATTTACTATTTACGTTTTTCTCATCATTTGAAATTATTATGAAACAAATCTCCAAGAATATAGCCATAATAGGTTCGGGTCTTGTCGGGTCTTTATTGGCAATTTATCTCAAAAAAATGGGTCATACCATTACCGTTTTTGATAGAAGACCGGATATTAGAAATATAAAATTTTCTGGACGTTCTATAAACTTGGCGATGAGCAATAGAGGCTGGCAGTCATTAGCCGAAGTTGGTATAGAAGAAGAAATAAAGAAAATAGCAATTCCTTTAGATAAGCGTGCCATGCACGTAATAGATAAGCCCATTTATTTTCAAAAATACGGAAAAGAAGGTGAGGCCATATGGTCTATCTCTAGGGGTGTGTTGAACAAAAAAATGATTGACTTAGCAGAAGATGCTGGAGTTGAGTTTCGTTTTGATGAAAAAGTATGGAATGTGGACCTGCCCGAAGCTACTTTGTTTACGGGAGACACGGAGAAAGGCGAGTGGAAAGAGTACAATTACGATATTATTTTTGGTTGTGATGGGGCATTTTCTCGTGTACGCCATAAAATGCAACGTCGTAGCCGTTTTGATTATTCCCAAAACTTTATAGATGTTGGTTATAAAGAACTTTCTATACCTGCCAATGAAGATGGTACCCATAAGTTAGATAAGAATTCTTTTCATATTTGGCCTCGTGGCAAGTTCATGTTAATTGCCATGCCTAATTTAGATGGTAGTTTTACGTGTACTTTATTTATGCCTTTTGAAGGCGAAACATCTTTTGATAGTATACAGACCAAGGAACAGGCAAAAGTCTTCTTTAAGACCTATTTTCCAAATGTAAGAAAAGAGATAGAGAATCTTACGGAAGATTTCTTTAAGAACCCAACAAGTGCTATGGTAACCATGAAATGTTATCCTTGGACGTATTGGGACAAAGTTGCTCTTGTGGGAGATTCTGCCCATGCTATAGTTCCATTCTATGGTCAAGGAATGAACGCTGGCTTTGAAGATATTTTTGTGCTAAAACAAAAAATCCAAAAGCATGGCGATAATTGGGAAGCTATTTTTAAAGACTATCAGCAGGATCGAAAGCCCAATGCTGATGCAATAGCAGAACTTAGCTATCGTAACTTTATAGAAATGAGTAGTAAAACTGCCAATCCAAAGTTTTTATTACAGAAAAAAATTGAAAAACATTTTGCCAATTTGCATCCAGATAAATGGATTCCGGCATATTCTAGGGTTACTTTTTCTAATAGACCTTATGCAGAGGCATTGGCTATGGGTGATGCCCAAGAAGAAATTATGCAAGAAGTAATGCAAATACCTAACATTGAGGAAAAATGGGACAGTAAAGAAGTAGAACAGAAAATCCTAGACTTGATTTAGTCTTCTCTACTGCGTATTTCTGATAGGCGCATTGGCATACCATCTATTTTATCGAATACGGCCTCTGGTGTTAGCGGAAAAGCCTGTGTTAGCTTAATGCCGCCATCTTTCCCTATCAACAAAACACCTTCAAAATCAGGAGTTAGCTTTAGCTGCTTGTAAACCATTTCTGCATCTAAGTTTGATTTACTACCGTCTTGGTTATTCACCTTTTTGGGATTCATAACAAAAAGAACAAGGTCGCGGTCAGTGAGTTTCTTTTGCTCTTTTGTAAATGTAGTTAGGTTTGTGCTTAAAGCATCACCGTCAATATCTTGTGCAACAAAGAGTAGAAGGCGATTTTTCCATTTATAACTATCCAGGTCTTGTCCAAACGTTTGGGTATAAGCCATTAGTGTTATAGTTAATATTGAGAATTTAATGAATTGCATAAGTGAATTTCCTTCAATACCCAATATACTAAAAAAGCCACCCTCTTAAAAAGAGGATGGCTTTTATTTTTTAGAAAAATGGGCTACTACATTTTAGTAAACATTTTACCCATTTTAACTTGCTCTTCTTCTGCTAGTACAGGATCCACTAAGATTCTACCACTATGTTCATCAGTAATGATTTTTTTGCGAGAAGCAATCTCAACTTGTACCTGTGGTGGAATAGTAAAGAAAGATCCACCTGAAGCTCCTCTTTCGATTGGAACAACTGCTAAACCGTTTTTCACGTTGTTACGGATACGAGTGTATGCCTTAACAAGACGCTCTTCAATATCACCTTGATATTTTTCAGATTGTGTTAAAAGTGCTTTTTCTTCTTTTTCGGTTTCAGCCAAAATAGCATCAAGTTCACTTTTCTTATGCTTCAAATGCGTTTCACGTTCAGATAAACGTTCTTTCGTTTCGGAAACAACTGATTTTTTCTGATCTATTTGTGCCTTGAATTCTTTGATGTTCTTATCAGCCAATTGAATTTCAAGTTCTTGAAATTCTAATTCTTTACTGATAGAGTTGAATTCTCTACTGTTACGAACATTCTTCTGTTGTTCAGTATACTTTTTTATAAGTGCTTTAGCCTCATCAATAAGGTTCTTCTTGGCACCAATCTCAAAATTGATAGTCTCAACATCTGTTTTCAACTTATCCAATCTAGTTTTAAGACCAAGAACGTCATCTTCTAAATCTTCTACTTCTAAAGGAAGTTCGCCTCGTACGTTACGTATTTCGTCGATTCTTGAATCAATCAATTGCAAGTCGTACAATGCCCTTAACTTTTCCTCTACCGTTGCTTCTGATTTTTTTGCCATATACTTTATAAATACTTGATAGGATTGGTTTTACTTTCCGATAAACGGATTGCAAAATTAGGGATTTTTTTCGTAAGATAGTCAACTAAAAGGTTTTTTGTAAACTGCTCGCTTTCATAGTGTCCGATATCCGCAATTATCATTTTGCCTTCCGCTTTGTAAAATTCATGATATTTAATGTCCGCAGTAATCAAAATATCAGCACCAGAGGCTTTGGCGGCTTCAATAGCAAAAGCACCACTGCCACCTAGAACAGCGACTTTTTGAATTTTTTTGTTCAATAATTCCGAATGGCGAATACCTTCAGCTCCCATTTTTTGCTTTACTATTTTTAGAAAAGTCATATCATCCATTGCGGTTTCAAGTTCGCCCACCATGCCTAAACCAATATTCTGATTGCTGTTTTCTAATGTAATTACTTCGTAAGCCACTTCTTCGTAGGGATGCGAAGTAAATAGGGCTTTCATTATTTTTGCCTGTTTTGCTTTAGAAAAGGTAATGTTTAATTGAATCTCTTCTTCGTAATGGATTTTTCCTATTTCACCAATTGTAGGGTTGGCCTTTTCTCCAGCTTTATAACTGCCCTGTCCGTTAGCGTTAAAGCTACAATTGCTGTAATTACCTATATTTCCTGCTCCAGCATCAAAAAGTGCTTCTCTGAGGGTCTCTGCATCCTTCACAGGGACGTATGTGGTTAGTTTTTTAATGGTTTCTTTCTGTGGTATTAATATTTTAGGATTTTTTATTCCAAGAACTTCGCAGATTTTAGCATTTACGCCTTCTGGTACGTTATCTAGAGCGGTATGCATGCTATAGATGGCAATGTCATTTTTGATAGCTTTTATAACTACACGTTCTACGTAGGATTTTCCAGTAAGCTTTTTCAATCCCCCAAAAATAATAGGATGAAAGCTGACAATTAGATTACATTTATTGGCAATTGCTTCATCAACAACATTCTCTAAAGTATCTAAAGTTACGAGTATACGCGAAACTTTTGCATTGCCATCACCAACCAATAAACCAACGTTATCAAAGCTTTCTGCATAGGGTAAAGGAGCTAAATCTTCAATAATATCTGTAACTTCTTTTACGGTCATTGCTATTTTTATGAGGTCTAAAGATAAAATATTATAATTTCGCCTTCGTGCAACTACTCAGAAAAATATTATTTCCCGTTTCATTGGTTTATGCGTTGGTGGTTTACTTGCGGAATTATTTCTACGATAAAGGAATTTTTAGTTCTAAAAGTTTTGAAACACCTACTATATGTATAGGAAACTTAAGTGCCGGTGGTACTGGTAAAACTCCTATGGTAGAGCTGTTGGTTGCTTTGTTAAAGGACAATTATAAAGTGGCCGTGCTGAGTAGGGGGTATCGCAGGAAGTCAAAAGGATTTGTTTTGGCTGATGATAGTGCTACTGTGGGAACTTTGGGTGATGAGCCTTTTCAAATATTTTCTAAATTTTCCGATATAAATTTGGCTGTTGATGCAGACAGAAGAAATGGAATAGAAATTTTAGAAAAACGTTCTAAGCCAGACGTTATCATATTGGATGATGCCTACCAACACCGTAAGGTTATTTGCGGATTTTCAATACTCCTGACTTCTTTTGGTAATCTTTATGTTGATGATTGGTATTTGCCAACAGGAAATTTAAGGGATAGTAAAAAGGAGGCTAGTAGGGCAGAGGTTATAGTGGTGACGAAATGCCCTAGTAATTTAAGTGTTGATGCTCGGAACGCAATAATGGCAAAACTGAAACCAGAACCTCGTCAAAAAGTATTGTTCTCTTACTTGGCCTATGATGATAGTTTAACGGCAGTTGATGATTCTATTTCGTTAGATGATTTAAAGACCAAAAAAGTTACCTTGGTTACTGGTATAGCCAATCCACAGCCATTAATTGATTATTTGAAGTTTAAAGGATTGAGATTTGAGCATTTAAAGTTTAAAGACCATCATGATTTCAGTAATTCAGAATTAGATATTCTAAGAGAAAAGAAATGTATTTTGACTACGGAAAAAGATTTTGTTCGCCTAAAAG includes:
- a CDS encoding gliding motility-associated C-terminal domain-containing protein, which produces MKKILLSKKALRTAGLFMLLLAFNSANAQLQKGFTPRYSETITGDFTMIANNVLSRHATNAYNGNGSNHDFSDNVFVDIDSDPTTFNSSSANLANPSPGSSCMTIERVFLYWAAADKEYEVNSSGTIIAGTGGVEPSWNFNDIKLMLPGSSSYEATITADEVIYRGRDDHFVNDPYICVKDITSWVQGLSDPFGTYQVANVKATEGQLLSHGGGRTGTSGGWQIVVVWQSPLMPQKHITLFDGYAHITSSENNFDITFDGFQTVPNGDVKANMIMGSLEGDRGISRDQLLMLNTSNTWEPLSTPIRQPNNFFNSSITTHGSDFLDRIPASSNTLGYDASLFDLDNKNNSLITNNQTSATVRMTSDQEVYGLYLLGMAVEVYEPSLHSLDLYATPSDENPRTGETVQIYLDVANTGNDNIRDLSFTTTVPEEMDFIGVEPLPSEITYDFNTITRVLTFNIADGLTDVTSAPYTIQYSVRVKDDAYFSSIPACTFNSESQTLATYMGEINMTQQVSNSSFTFDDCGIGNGDPTSIVIHITDVQAPVFAENLPGDITVPCNGVPDAATLTAIDYCDPNPSTTFTETATNDRSCETGYDITRTWTATDNANNTFTHTQIITVIADECIMDEEPPTFIEELPEDMTVDCDAIPDAVLLTAIDNCDTDPEVTFTETATNDRDCTTGYEITRTWIAVDNNGNETVHTQLIIVEADLPCDIENLIISKTITANGDGINDLFEITGLEGCDYTYHLKVFNRWGNIVYENNDYTNDWSGIAPQNSLGKSGMLSSGTYYYIVGFGNNEIKPVNGYIYIGSN
- a CDS encoding ClpP family protease, encoding MSSKKGKVQEAIDEKLLEERKVFLWGMVDDDSAKHVIDRLLYLDMQNNKEIQLYINSPGGYVTSGFAMYDIIKSLKSPVSTICTGLAASMGSILLSVGKKGRRFIQPHAQVMIHQPSGGARGQASNIEIQAKEIIKTKELSARILADNCGQDYEKVLKDFDRDYWMNAEESIAYGIVDGILE
- a CDS encoding FAD-dependent oxidoreductase → MKQISKNIAIIGSGLVGSLLAIYLKKMGHTITVFDRRPDIRNIKFSGRSINLAMSNRGWQSLAEVGIEEEIKKIAIPLDKRAMHVIDKPIYFQKYGKEGEAIWSISRGVLNKKMIDLAEDAGVEFRFDEKVWNVDLPEATLFTGDTEKGEWKEYNYDIIFGCDGAFSRVRHKMQRRSRFDYSQNFIDVGYKELSIPANEDGTHKLDKNSFHIWPRGKFMLIAMPNLDGSFTCTLFMPFEGETSFDSIQTKEQAKVFFKTYFPNVRKEIENLTEDFFKNPTSAMVTMKCYPWTYWDKVALVGDSAHAIVPFYGQGMNAGFEDIFVLKQKIQKHGDNWEAIFKDYQQDRKPNADAIAELSYRNFIEMSSKTANPKFLLQKKIEKHFANLHPDKWIPAYSRVTFSNRPYAEALAMGDAQEEIMQEVMQIPNIEEKWDSKEVEQKILDLI
- a CDS encoding DUF4174 domain-containing protein, which translates into the protein MAYTQTFGQDLDSYKWKNRLLLFVAQDIDGDALSTNLTTFTKEQKKLTDRDLVLFVMNPKKVNNQDGSKSNLDAEMVYKQLKLTPDFEGVLLIGKDGGIKLTQAFPLTPEAVFDKIDGMPMRLSEIRSRED
- a CDS encoding zinc ribbon domain-containing protein, with translation MAKKSEATVEEKLRALYDLQLIDSRIDEIRNVRGELPLEVEDLEDDVLGLKTRLDKLKTDVETINFEIGAKKNLIDEAKALIKKYTEQQKNVRNSREFNSISKELEFQELEIQLADKNIKEFKAQIDQKKSVVSETKERLSERETHLKHKKSELDAILAETEKEEKALLTQSEKYQGDIEERLVKAYTRIRNNVKNGLAVVPIERGASGGSFFTIPPQVQVEIASRKKIITDEHSGRILVDPVLAEEEQVKMGKMFTKM
- a CDS encoding Nif3-like dinuclear metal center hexameric protein yields the protein MTVKEVTDIIEDLAPLPYAESFDNVGLLVGDGNAKVSRILVTLDTLENVVDEAIANKCNLIVSFHPIIFGGLKKLTGKSYVERVVIKAIKNDIAIYSMHTALDNVPEGVNAKICEVLGIKNPKILIPQKETIKKLTTYVPVKDAETLREALFDAGAGNIGNYSNCSFNANGQGSYKAGEKANPTIGEIGKIHYEEEIQLNITFSKAKQAKIMKALFTSHPYEEVAYEVITLENSNQNIGLGMVGELETAMDDMTFLKIVKQKMGAEGIRHSELLNKKIQKVAVLGGSGAFAIEAAKASGADILITADIKYHEFYKAEGKMIIADIGHYESEQFTKNLLVDYLTKKIPNFAIRLSESKTNPIKYL
- the lpxK gene encoding tetraacyldisaccharide 4'-kinase — its product is MQLLRKILFPVSLVYALVVYLRNYFYDKGIFSSKSFETPTICIGNLSAGGTGKTPMVELLVALLKDNYKVAVLSRGYRRKSKGFVLADDSATVGTLGDEPFQIFSKFSDINLAVDADRRNGIEILEKRSKPDVIILDDAYQHRKVICGFSILLTSFGNLYVDDWYLPTGNLRDSKKEASRAEVIVVTKCPSNLSVDARNAIMAKLKPEPRQKVLFSYLAYDDSLTAVDDSISLDDLKTKKVTLVTGIANPQPLIDYLKFKGLRFEHLKFKDHHDFSNSELDILREKKCILTTEKDFVRLKDKVSNLYFIPVKHQFFDDGELVLKVRLQEFMK